A window of Hemibagrus wyckioides isolate EC202008001 linkage group LG03, SWU_Hwy_1.0, whole genome shotgun sequence contains these coding sequences:
- the neurog3 gene encoding neurogenin-3, with protein sequence MTKERSVISTVSEPDQHGKAPKNNAFSLTPCRRKSIKSQLKTKLSACGNRRAKANDRERHRMHNLNSALDALRRVLPTFPDDAKLTKIETLRFAHNYIWALTETLRITEHVGHTPGLDINDEHPHASGSLTLYCTSASNSLASWTGAQTYYTDLLLEEFDCTFIQHLAFGCDKDDVFMSKGFDRFSHQGISSCTL encoded by the coding sequence ATGACCAAAGAAAGGTCAGTCATCTCGACCGTCAGTGAACCCGACCAGCACGGCAAAGCGCCAAAAAATAATGCGTTTTCACTCACGCCATGCAgaagaaaatcaataaaaagcCAGTTGAAGACAAAGCTCTCCGCTTGTGGAAATCGTAGGGCGAAAGCGAACGACAGGGAAAGACATCGTATGCACAATCTTAATTCTGCTCTAGACGCGCTGAGGAGAGTGCTTCCCACGTTCCCCGATGACGCCAAGCTAACAAAAATAGAGACCTTAAGATTTGCGCACAATTATATCTGGGCACTGACGGAAACTCTCAGAATTACCGAGCACGTGGGACACACACCAGGTCTGGATATTAATGATGAACATCCACATGCATCCGGTTCACTCACTTTATACTGCACCTCTGCAAGCAACTCTTTAGCGAGCTGGACCGGAGCGCAAACTTACTACACAGATCTGCTACTGGAAGAATTTGACTGCACTTTTATACAACATCTGGCATTTGGATGCGATAAAGACGATGTATTTATGAGTAAAGGATTTGATCGTTTTTCACACCAGGGCATTAGTAGCTGCACTTTGTGA